The following proteins come from a genomic window of Nostoc sp. ATCC 53789:
- the leuS gene encoding leucine--tRNA ligase, whose translation MDSRYNPAAIEEKWQKTWLELGLDKTPSASNKPKFYALSMFPYPSGSLHMGHVRNYTITDVIARLKRMQGYRVIHPMGWDAFGLPAENAAIDRGVPPAKWTYQNIAQMRQQLQRLGLSIDWECELATCSPDYYKWTQWIFLQFLEAGLAYQKEAAVNWDPIDQTVLANEQVDNEGRSWRSGAIVERKLLRQWFFKITDYAEELLNDLDKLTGWPERVKLMQANWIGKSTGAYLEFPIIGIDEKIAVYTTRPDTVYGVSYLVLAPEHPLTNRVTTKEQQAAVEVFIKEVSNQSELERTSEDKPKRGIPTGGVAINPFTGQEVPIWIADYVLYEYGTGAVMGVPAHDVRDFKFAKNYDLPINFVIASPDDVAGFDLTPTSEIDGITQLVEVDYKQAYTEPGILINSGAFTGIASTDAKPAIIEYAEKQGFGKVRVQYRLRDWLISRQRYWGAPIPVIHCPNCGIVPVPDKDLPVQLPEEVEFTGRGGSPLTQLESWVNVPCPTCGTPAKRETDTMDTFIDSSWYFLRFPDAKNEQQVFDSSKVNDWMPVNQYVGGIEHAILHLLYSRFFTKVLRDRGLLNFDEPFQRLLTQGMVQGLTYLNPNKGGKDKWIPSNLVNSADPRDPQTGEPLQRLYATMSKSKGNGVAPEDVISKYGIDTARMFILFKAPPEKDLEWDEADVEGQFRFLNRVWRLVTDYITAGVSRKKAQLSDLTKAEKELRRTIHTAIQAVTEDVEDEYQFNTAISELMKLSNALSDADKNSPIYAEGIRTLVMLLAPFAPHIADELWHLLGESDSIHTQTWPSFDPVALVADEITLVIQVMGKTRGAIQVPAQADKAALEKYARESEIAQRYIEGKEIKKVIVVPGKLVNFVVS comes from the coding sequence GTGGATTCCCGATATAACCCAGCAGCGATTGAGGAAAAATGGCAGAAAACATGGTTAGAACTTGGCTTAGATAAAACACCTTCAGCTAGCAACAAGCCAAAATTCTACGCTTTATCCATGTTCCCTTACCCATCGGGCAGCCTACACATGGGTCACGTCCGTAATTATACCATTACTGACGTGATTGCCCGCCTCAAGCGAATGCAAGGGTATCGGGTAATACACCCAATGGGTTGGGATGCCTTTGGCTTACCAGCAGAAAATGCCGCCATTGACCGTGGTGTACCGCCAGCAAAGTGGACTTATCAGAATATTGCCCAGATGCGGCAGCAATTGCAACGTCTTGGTTTATCAATTGATTGGGAATGTGAACTAGCTACTTGTTCACCAGATTATTACAAGTGGACGCAATGGATTTTCTTGCAGTTTTTGGAAGCAGGGTTAGCTTACCAAAAAGAAGCAGCCGTAAACTGGGACCCCATTGACCAAACTGTATTAGCAAATGAGCAAGTTGATAATGAAGGACGTTCCTGGCGCAGCGGTGCAATAGTTGAGCGCAAATTGTTACGGCAGTGGTTTTTTAAGATTACTGACTATGCCGAAGAATTACTCAATGACTTGGATAAGTTGACAGGTTGGCCAGAACGGGTCAAATTGATGCAGGCAAACTGGATTGGTAAATCCACAGGCGCTTATTTAGAATTTCCCATTATCGGGATAGATGAAAAAATCGCCGTGTATACCACGCGACCAGATACCGTTTATGGTGTCAGTTATTTAGTATTAGCACCAGAACATCCCTTAACAAATCGCGTCACCACAAAAGAACAACAAGCGGCGGTAGAAGTCTTTATTAAAGAGGTTTCTAATCAAAGTGAGTTGGAACGTACTTCTGAAGACAAACCTAAGCGAGGTATCCCCACCGGTGGGGTGGCAATTAACCCGTTTACAGGGCAAGAAGTGCCTATTTGGATTGCTGACTATGTACTGTATGAGTATGGTACTGGGGCAGTGATGGGTGTACCCGCACACGATGTCCGAGATTTTAAGTTTGCTAAAAATTACGATTTACCAATTAATTTTGTCATCGCTTCCCCAGATGATGTTGCAGGTTTTGACTTAACTCCAACATCAGAGATTGATGGAATCACACAACTTGTCGAAGTTGACTATAAGCAGGCATACACTGAACCAGGAATTTTAATTAATTCTGGGGCTTTTACGGGTATAGCTTCCACAGACGCTAAACCAGCCATAATTGAATACGCCGAAAAACAAGGTTTTGGTAAAGTGCGGGTGCAATATCGCCTGCGGGATTGGTTAATTTCCCGGCAGCGTTACTGGGGCGCACCGATACCTGTAATTCACTGTCCCAACTGTGGAATAGTGCCAGTACCTGACAAAGATTTGCCAGTCCAGTTGCCAGAAGAGGTGGAATTTACTGGACGAGGGGGTTCACCTTTGACTCAGTTAGAAAGCTGGGTAAATGTGCCTTGTCCAACTTGCGGCACTCCAGCGAAGCGGGAAACTGACACGATGGATACTTTTATTGATTCCTCGTGGTATTTCTTGCGCTTCCCTGATGCTAAAAATGAACAGCAGGTTTTCGATTCCAGTAAAGTAAACGACTGGATGCCAGTGAATCAGTATGTAGGTGGGATTGAACACGCGATTTTACATTTGTTGTATTCGCGGTTCTTTACTAAAGTACTCCGGGACAGAGGGTTACTGAATTTTGATGAACCCTTCCAACGTCTGTTAACTCAAGGGATGGTACAGGGTTTAACTTACCTAAATCCCAATAAGGGCGGTAAGGATAAATGGATTCCTTCTAATCTGGTCAATTCTGCTGACCCTCGTGACCCTCAGACAGGCGAACCTTTGCAACGTCTCTACGCCACCATGTCTAAATCAAAGGGCAACGGTGTCGCGCCAGAAGATGTAATTTCCAAATATGGTATAGACACAGCAAGGATGTTCATCTTGTTCAAAGCGCCGCCAGAAAAAGACCTGGAATGGGATGAAGCCGATGTGGAAGGACAATTCCGCTTTTTAAATCGGGTTTGGCGTTTGGTGACGGATTATATTACGGCTGGGGTATCCCGTAAAAAAGCTCAACTATCTGATTTAACTAAGGCTGAAAAAGAATTGCGGCGGACGATTCACACGGCTATTCAAGCGGTGACGGAAGATGTGGAAGACGAATATCAATTCAACACAGCTATTTCCGAATTGATGAAGTTGAGTAATGCCCTAAGTGATGCCGACAAAAATTCACCAATTTACGCAGAAGGTATTCGGACTTTGGTGATGTTACTCGCACCCTTTGCACCACATATTGCTGATGAATTGTGGCATTTGTTGGGTGAAAGTGATTCAATTCACACTCAAACTTGGCCATCATTTGACCCGGTTGCTTTGGTAGCTGATGAAATCACTTTAGTTATTCAAGTTATGGGCAAAACTCGCGGCGCGATTCAAGTACCAGCACAAGCGGATAAAGCAGCGTTGGAGAAATACGCCCGTGAATCAGAAATTGCCCAGCGTTACATCGAAGGCAAAGAGATTAAAAAGGTAATTGTAGTGCCTGGAAAGTTGGTGAATTTTGTAGTTAGCTAA
- a CDS encoding NAD(+) kinase, with protein MPKAGIIYNDVKPIAGRVAIELKDKLTAAGWDVCITSSIGGILGYSNPDSPVCHTPIDGLTPPGFDSDMEFAVVLGGDGTVLAASRQVAPCGIPLLTVNTGHMGFLTETFLNQLPQALEQAMNGEYEIEERAMLTVKVFRGEAVLWEALCLNEMVLHREPLTSMCHFEIAIGRHAPVDIAADGVIVSTPTGSTAYSLSAGGPVVTPGVPVLQLVPICPHSLASRALVFPDTESVNIYPVNIPRLVMVVDGNGGCYVLPEDRVYMERSQYSVRFIRLQPPEFFRILREKLGWGLPHIAKPTSVELP; from the coding sequence GTGCCGAAAGCAGGCATTATCTACAATGACGTTAAACCGATAGCGGGTCGTGTCGCTATCGAGTTGAAAGACAAGCTAACCGCAGCCGGTTGGGATGTGTGTATCACATCAAGTATCGGTGGAATATTGGGCTACTCTAATCCAGATAGTCCTGTATGCCACACCCCCATTGACGGTCTAACGCCCCCTGGTTTTGACTCAGATATGGAGTTTGCAGTCGTGTTAGGGGGAGACGGCACTGTTTTAGCAGCGTCTCGTCAGGTAGCCCCCTGTGGTATTCCACTACTAACAGTGAATACCGGCCACATGGGATTTTTGACAGAAACTTTCCTGAATCAATTGCCCCAAGCACTAGAACAGGCAATGAATGGTGAGTATGAAATTGAAGAACGAGCCATGCTCACCGTCAAAGTATTTCGGGGAGAAGCAGTGCTGTGGGAAGCTCTCTGCTTGAATGAAATGGTTTTGCACCGAGAACCTTTGACCTCTATGTGCCATTTTGAAATTGCCATAGGTCGTCATGCACCAGTAGATATTGCGGCGGATGGTGTGATTGTTTCTACGCCTACAGGTTCTACAGCTTACTCATTGAGTGCTGGTGGTCCAGTGGTGACTCCTGGTGTACCTGTTTTACAGCTAGTACCCATTTGTCCCCATTCTCTAGCTTCTAGAGCATTAGTATTTCCAGATACTGAATCGGTCAACATTTATCCAGTCAACATTCCTCGGCTAGTGATGGTGGTGGATGGTAATGGAGGGTGTTATGTCCTACCAGAAGATAGAGTATATATGGAGCGATCGCAATATAGTGTCCGATTTATTCGCCTGCAACCGCCTGAGTTTTTCCGAATTTTACGAGAAAAATTAGGTTGGGGTTTACCACATATTGCCAAACCAACTTCGGTAGAATTACCGTAA
- a CDS encoding late competence development ComFB family protein yields MSIEKIVEQALQDGYLTPAMEAEVGRICDNASELSIEEYMALDRLMGALLTGEVVAVPRKQFINVMEELVLTEAIARVAEIEATSESSLDVGDIAAYALNRLPPLYATTEEGASFQRQTAQAELQELISQQVSEAINRYLDRPNFFPERQALGKNTGNEVVRQVSALLQTYAPNFEQKL; encoded by the coding sequence ATGAGTATCGAAAAAATTGTAGAACAAGCTCTCCAGGATGGTTATTTGACACCAGCAATGGAAGCAGAAGTCGGTAGAATCTGTGATAACGCCTCGGAACTCTCAATTGAAGAGTATATGGCCCTGGATCGGCTCATGGGAGCGCTATTGACTGGTGAGGTAGTGGCGGTACCTCGCAAACAATTCATTAACGTTATGGAAGAATTGGTACTGACAGAAGCGATCGCCAGAGTCGCAGAAATTGAAGCCACCAGCGAAAGTTCTCTAGATGTCGGAGATATTGCGGCTTACGCTCTCAATCGACTACCACCTTTGTATGCTACTACAGAAGAGGGTGCTAGCTTCCAGCGCCAAACGGCTCAGGCAGAACTGCAAGAATTAATTTCTCAGCAAGTGAGTGAAGCGATTAATCGTTACCTAGATCGACCCAATTTCTTCCCAGAACGGCAAGCCTTGGGCAAAAATACTGGGAATGAGGTTGTACGCCAGGTTAGTGCCTTACTCCAGACTTATGCACCTAATTTTGAGCAAAAATTATAA
- a CDS encoding DUF192 domain-containing protein: MNRWLGLFSMLLSVLLMGCSVPTTAKPPTPTPDSKPPAPASLGQKLPISAKAILPNGTTIQLEVAKTPQQQQMGLMYRPALPDDRGMLFGFASPQPVSFWMKNVPVALDMVFLQNGVVKYIQSAAPPCASEPCPTYGPNTPIDKVIELRSGRAAELKLKVGDIVKIKF, encoded by the coding sequence ATGAATCGTTGGCTAGGTTTATTCTCAATGTTGCTGAGTGTTTTATTGATGGGCTGTTCTGTACCAACGACAGCTAAACCTCCAACCCCCACGCCTGATTCTAAACCTCCAGCCCCAGCGAGTTTAGGGCAAAAACTACCAATTTCTGCGAAAGCCATTCTTCCTAATGGCACAACTATTCAGCTAGAAGTGGCGAAGACACCACAACAGCAACAAATGGGGTTAATGTATCGACCAGCTTTGCCAGATGACCGAGGAATGCTATTTGGGTTCGCCTCACCACAACCAGTTAGTTTCTGGATGAAAAATGTACCTGTAGCCTTAGATATGGTATTTTTACAGAACGGTGTAGTTAAATATATCCAATCTGCTGCACCTCCTTGTGCGAGTGAACCTTGTCCCACTTATGGCCCCAACACACCAATCGATAAGGTAATTGAACTTCGCTCTGGAAGAGCTGCCGAATTGAAGTTGAAAGTGGGCGATATTGTCAAAATTAAGTTCTGA
- a CDS encoding DUF433 domain-containing protein translates to MPSDKREKLQVIQLLAQNLGNNWQGIEKTPRVFGGEARIAKTRIPVWVLVEASRLGYSDTDLLMSYPTITATDLANAWV, encoded by the coding sequence TTGCCCTCAGACAAGCGTGAAAAATTGCAGGTCATACAGTTACTTGCTCAAAACCTCGGCAACAATTGGCAAGGAATTGAGAAAACTCCTAGAGTCTTTGGTGGAGAGGCTCGTATCGCTAAAACTCGTATTCCTGTCTGGGTACTTGTGGAAGCTAGCCGCCTTGGATATAGCGATACTGACCTTTTGATGAGCTATCCAACTATTACAGCTACAGATTTAGCCAATGCTTGGGTATAG
- a CDS encoding DUF2949 domain-containing protein, giving the protein MTIHSAQGGEIQMSPSKYSRLIHFLQEDLAISTASLAVALRHREQDPGPLAMILWQYGLITLEQLEQIYDWLETA; this is encoded by the coding sequence ATGACAATACATTCTGCACAAGGAGGTGAGATCCAAATGTCACCATCAAAATATTCTCGACTGATTCATTTTTTGCAAGAAGATTTGGCAATTTCCACAGCATCGCTGGCGGTTGCACTGCGCCATCGGGAACAAGATCCAGGCCCTTTGGCAATGATTCTTTGGCAGTATGGTTTGATTACTCTAGAACAGTTAGAACAAATTTATGATTGGCTGGAGACGGCATAA
- the nblR gene encoding response regulator transcription factor NblR, with protein sequence MTVAPSPCVLVIETDESLANQLACDLQEAGYESILANDATSGLQYCRDRQPALIVLDRMLAGESGLSLCKNLRSTGMRSPVLILMARDTVDDRVACLEAGADDYILKPYRSEDFLKLIRLYLKPDVDTTEQLRFGDLILDIASRRAIHGGRAIDLTMKEFELLKFLMEHPREVLTREQILENVWGYDFLGESNVIEVYIRYLRLKIEDEGQKRLIQTVRGVGYVLRES encoded by the coding sequence ATGACAGTTGCTCCAAGTCCCTGTGTTTTGGTGATTGAAACCGATGAGAGCCTAGCAAATCAGCTTGCTTGCGATTTGCAAGAAGCTGGCTATGAATCGATATTGGCTAATGATGCGACCAGTGGTTTGCAATACTGTCGCGATCGCCAACCTGCTTTAATTGTTTTAGACCGGATGCTAGCAGGAGAATCAGGACTCTCATTGTGTAAAAATCTGAGAAGCACTGGTATGCGATCGCCTGTGTTGATTTTAATGGCAAGGGATACCGTTGACGATCGTGTAGCTTGTCTAGAAGCAGGAGCGGATGATTACATCCTCAAACCTTACCGCTCAGAAGACTTTTTGAAGTTAATTCGCCTCTACTTAAAACCCGATGTGGATACCACGGAGCAATTACGCTTTGGGGATCTTATTTTAGACATCGCAAGTCGCCGTGCTATCCACGGCGGCCGGGCAATTGACTTGACAATGAAAGAATTTGAACTATTAAAATTCTTAATGGAACATCCCCGTGAGGTGTTAACCCGCGAACAAATTTTAGAAAATGTTTGGGGTTATGACTTTCTGGGTGAGTCGAATGTCATTGAAGTGTACATCCGCTACCTGCGCCTCAAAATCGAAGATGAAGGTCAAAAGCGCCTAATTCAGACAGTGCGCGGCGTAGGGTACGTTTTAAGAGAATCCTAG
- a CDS encoding zf-HC2 domain-containing protein, producing MTTDSQFYDRSSLQLPQDLSDGMAKHTNESTGLMDMVKRDRFELLSAYLDGEVTAPERRQVEEWLANDASVQCLYARLLKLRQGLRTLPVPTAQESPEATVQQVFTRLRRRSRLNWMAGGAAVAACVIGAVSSLVPGGLNVPQLAQRPQKEPIQTSSASIIPPSPLMVGLNNPVIEIPKAAVASPENPIYPVKPQRQDSKQDIN from the coding sequence ATGACTACTGATTCTCAGTTTTACGACCGTTCTTCTTTGCAACTTCCTCAAGATTTGTCAGATGGAATGGCCAAGCATACCAATGAATCAACGGGTCTTATGGATATGGTGAAGCGCGATCGCTTCGAGTTATTGAGTGCTTACCTCGATGGTGAAGTCACAGCCCCCGAACGCAGGCAAGTAGAAGAATGGCTGGCAAATGATGCCTCGGTTCAATGCTTGTATGCCCGACTGTTAAAGCTGCGCCAAGGCTTGCGGACTCTCCCAGTCCCCACAGCCCAAGAGTCACCAGAAGCAACAGTTCAGCAAGTATTCACACGTTTACGCCGCCGTTCCCGTTTAAACTGGATGGCGGGAGGTGCAGCCGTTGCTGCTTGCGTAATCGGCGCAGTATCTAGCTTAGTACCTGGTGGTTTGAATGTGCCGCAACTGGCGCAACGACCACAAAAAGAACCGATTCAAACATCCTCAGCGTCTATAATTCCACCTTCTCCTCTGATGGTGGGACTAAATAACCCGGTAATTGAAATTCCTAAAGCAGCAGTAGCTTCTCCAGAAAATCCAATCTATCCGGTAAAACCACAACGGCAAGACTCCAAACAGGACATAAACTAA
- a CDS encoding alanine--glyoxylate aminotransferase family protein → MNDKLMLMIPGPTPVPEAALLALAKHPIGHRTSEFSNILAEVTENLKWLHQTQSDVLTLNVSGTGAVEAGIINFLSPGDRILVGSNGKFGERWVEVGQAYGLNVEEVKVEWGKPLDPAVFAEKLQADTQKQIKAVIITHSETSTGVLNDLESINRHVKEHGEALIIVDAVTSLGAFNLPVDAWGLDIVASGSQKGYMIPPGLGFVSVSPKAWEAYKTAKLPKYYLDLGKYRKATAKNTTPFTPPVNLIVALHTTLRMMKEEGLESIFARHERLKNATRAAIQGLNLPLFAADSSASPAITAVAPQGIESDKIRSLMKKRFDIALAGGQDHLSNKIFRIGHLGFVSDRDILSCIASLEVTLTELGYKDFTPGSGIAAAVKVFSQSY, encoded by the coding sequence ATGAACGATAAGCTGATGCTAATGATTCCAGGCCCAACACCGGTGCCAGAAGCTGCTTTACTGGCATTAGCCAAGCATCCCATTGGGCACCGTACCAGTGAATTTAGCAATATATTGGCAGAGGTGACGGAAAACCTGAAGTGGTTGCACCAAACTCAAAGTGATGTGCTGACACTGAATGTCAGTGGTACGGGTGCTGTAGAAGCTGGAATAATTAATTTTCTCTCTCCAGGCGATCGCATTTTAGTTGGCTCTAATGGTAAATTTGGCGAACGCTGGGTAGAAGTTGGTCAAGCCTACGGTTTGAATGTAGAAGAAGTTAAGGTGGAATGGGGAAAACCCTTAGACCCCGCAGTATTTGCCGAAAAACTCCAAGCAGATACTCAAAAGCAAATTAAAGCTGTAATCATCACCCACAGCGAAACCTCGACAGGTGTGTTGAATGACCTAGAAAGCATCAACCGCCACGTTAAAGAACACGGTGAAGCTTTGATTATCGTTGATGCCGTCACAAGCTTGGGTGCATTCAATCTCCCGGTAGATGCTTGGGGTTTGGATATAGTCGCCTCCGGTTCTCAAAAAGGTTATATGATTCCGCCGGGATTGGGTTTTGTCTCTGTCAGCCCCAAGGCTTGGGAAGCTTACAAAACTGCAAAGCTACCAAAATATTATTTGGACTTAGGCAAATATCGCAAAGCCACAGCCAAAAATACAACTCCATTTACTCCACCCGTAAACTTGATCGTAGCGTTACACACCACGTTGCGAATGATGAAAGAGGAAGGATTAGAGTCAATATTTGCTCGACATGAACGGCTGAAAAATGCTACCCGCGCCGCCATTCAAGGGTTGAATTTGCCCCTATTTGCAGCAGATAGTTCCGCTAGTCCGGCGATTACGGCTGTAGCACCACAGGGAATTGAATCGGATAAGATTCGGTCATTGATGAAAAAACGCTTTGATATTGCCCTTGCAGGTGGTCAAGACCATTTGAGTAATAAGATTTTCCGCATTGGTCACTTGGGCTTTGTGAGCGATCGCGATATCCTTAGCTGTATAGCATCCTTAGAAGTTACCCTAACAGAACTTGGGTACAAAGACTTCACCCCTGGTTCTGGTATAGCAGCAGCAGTTAAAGTGTTTAGTCAGTCCTACTAA
- a CDS encoding sigma-70 family RNA polymerase sigma factor: MSQSITVSWSTVDAKYPEASVQVDKLPNHDLILRCQAGLRPDRVAFSELLRRYQSQVDRVLYHLAPDWSDRADLAQEVWIRVYRNINRLQEPAKFRGWLSRIATNLFYDELRKRKRVVSPLSLDAPRSLEDGEMDWEIAGDTPGPEEELTTREFYEQLREAIADLPEVFRTTIVLREIEGMAYEEIAEITGVSLGTVKSRIARARSRLQAHLQNYLDS; the protein is encoded by the coding sequence ATGAGTCAGTCGATTACTGTATCCTGGTCAACTGTTGATGCAAAGTATCCAGAAGCATCAGTGCAAGTTGACAAACTCCCTAACCACGATTTAATTTTGCGCTGTCAAGCGGGACTGCGGCCAGATCGTGTTGCGTTTTCAGAACTATTACGCCGCTATCAAAGTCAAGTTGATAGAGTTCTCTACCACCTAGCTCCAGATTGGTCTGACAGAGCCGATTTAGCTCAAGAAGTTTGGATTCGAGTGTATCGGAATATTAACCGATTACAAGAGCCTGCTAAATTTCGGGGCTGGTTAAGCCGCATTGCCACCAACTTGTTTTACGATGAGTTACGGAAACGCAAGCGGGTTGTTAGCCCTTTATCACTGGATGCTCCCCGCTCGTTAGAGGACGGTGAGATGGATTGGGAAATCGCTGGCGATACTCCCGGGCCTGAAGAAGAACTGACAACTAGAGAATTTTACGAGCAATTGCGGGAAGCGATCGCGGATTTACCAGAAGTCTTTCGTACTACCATTGTCCTGAGAGAAATCGAGGGCATGGCTTATGAAGAAATTGCTGAAATCACTGGAGTTTCTTTAGGAACTGTGAAGTCAAGAATAGCCAGAGCTAGATCGAGGCTGCAAGCTCACTTGCAGAATTATCTAGACTCCTAA
- a CDS encoding gamma-glutamylcyclotransferase, which yields MVESNIKFSDLVRVFVYGTLKPGEANYKKYCAAKVIDVKRVFVEGKLFALPMGYPAMTLGNSKVYGYLLSFPNPRILNELDVLENYQPTRQPPENLYNRQIIEVYEPQSLSYSRAWVYLMTLEQVAQLRGLLQPDGWWSGCGLTAKHNYDL from the coding sequence ATGGTTGAATCAAATATAAAATTTTCTGATTTGGTGCGGGTTTTTGTCTACGGCACACTCAAACCAGGTGAAGCTAACTATAAAAAATACTGTGCTGCCAAAGTAATTGATGTCAAAAGAGTTTTTGTAGAAGGTAAATTGTTTGCTCTGCCAATGGGCTACCCAGCAATGACGCTGGGAAATAGCAAAGTTTACGGATATTTACTTTCTTTTCCCAACCCAAGAATTTTAAATGAGCTAGATGTGCTGGAAAATTACCAGCCCACTAGACAACCACCAGAAAACCTCTATAATCGGCAAATTATCGAGGTTTATGAACCACAGTCGCTCTCTTATAGTCGGGCTTGGGTTTATTTAATGACTCTAGAGCAAGTTGCCCAATTACGAGGATTACTCCAACCTGATGGCTGGTGGAGTGGCTGTGGTTTAACCGCAAAGCACAATTATGATCTGTGA
- a CDS encoding L,D-transpeptidase gives MAMVRNESVGRMVMLLCFGTAFLSLAVHWRITTAQRQSDKSASTAMRRDSTLTNPKGSRSEGVYKNLSQVSLGEIALGASVPPAEVAQGSSVQRAVTPKSSAIKPRTKSKTIKKNVAKATTRKASTPKSSIIKPQTQPKTIRNNVAQATELPIKMQLVAQAERQNPVADSWPKGLWSKASAQQAPSASDRLADGKTQVVVDLSDRRTYVYAGDEVIASYPIAVGKKGWETPTGSFQVIHMRHYPIWRHPITGKVFEAGTDSPLGDRWIGFWSDGRNEIGFHGTPEIDLVGTAVSHGCLRMRNSDVRMLYEQVSIGTTVLVRN, from the coding sequence ATGGCAATGGTAAGAAACGAATCTGTAGGGCGGATGGTAATGTTGCTCTGTTTTGGCACAGCATTTTTATCTTTAGCTGTCCATTGGCGTATTACTACGGCACAACGGCAGTCTGATAAGTCTGCATCTACTGCGATGCGGCGAGATTCTACCCTAACCAATCCCAAGGGAAGCCGCTCAGAGGGAGTCTACAAGAATCTGTCACAAGTGAGTTTAGGGGAAATTGCGCTGGGTGCATCTGTGCCACCTGCTGAAGTTGCCCAAGGCTCAAGTGTTCAGAGGGCGGTTACACCAAAGTCCTCTGCTATTAAGCCTCGAACTAAGTCGAAAACAATTAAGAAGAATGTAGCTAAAGCAACGACTCGCAAGGCTTCTACACCAAAATCTTCTATTATTAAGCCTCAAACTCAGCCGAAAACAATTAGAAATAATGTAGCTCAAGCAACTGAACTACCAATTAAGATGCAGCTGGTGGCACAAGCCGAAAGACAAAATCCAGTTGCGGATAGTTGGCCAAAAGGTTTATGGTCTAAGGCTTCAGCCCAACAAGCACCATCTGCATCTGATAGGCTGGCAGATGGCAAGACTCAAGTGGTGGTTGATTTAAGCGATCGCCGCACTTATGTATATGCAGGAGATGAGGTAATAGCTAGCTACCCAATCGCTGTAGGTAAGAAAGGTTGGGAAACTCCCACAGGTTCTTTCCAGGTGATCCACATGCGACACTATCCAATCTGGCGGCACCCAATTACAGGCAAAGTATTTGAGGCTGGTACGGATAGTCCCTTGGGAGACAGATGGATTGGTTTTTGGTCAGATGGACGCAATGAAATTGGCTTTCATGGTACGCCGGAAATTGACCTGGTAGGAACTGCTGTATCCCACGGTTGTTTAAGAATGCGTAATTCTGATGTCAGAATGCTTTATGAGCAAGTGAGTATAGGGACAACAGTACTAGTACGTAATTAA
- a CDS encoding DUF5615 family PIN-like protein, whose translation MELLRALGHDVLTVQDAENADQGIPDKEVLAFAVSQERSILQRIAIKRATTKSNTGLCFRIYFCGGFDRERL comes from the coding sequence GTGGAATTATTACGCGCTTTGGGGCATGATGTTTTGACAGTTCAAGATGCAGAAAATGCAGACCAAGGTATACCTGATAAGGAAGTACTAGCATTTGCTGTAAGTCAAGAACGCTCGATATTACAGCGAATTGCAATCAAACGTGCCACAACTAAAAGCAATACTGGGCTTTGTTTTAGGATTTATTTTTGTGGTGGGTTTGATCGAGAACGGCTGTAA